A genomic region of Denticeps clupeoides chromosome 9, fDenClu1.1, whole genome shotgun sequence contains the following coding sequences:
- the LOC114797453 gene encoding zinc-binding protein A33-like: protein MASNSFSEEDLSCPVCYEIFKDPLLLSCSHSVCKVCLRQFWESKGSRECPVCRRRSSKPEPPVNLALKNLCESFSVEKIQRSSAGSEVFCSQHGEKLKLFCLEDQQLVCLVCRDSAKHRNHRFQPVDEAAVEFKENLKMKLKPLQETLKIFKDVKLTWNQTAEKIQIQIQHTERRIKEEFEKLHQFLRDEEAARIAALREEEEQKSQMLKEKMEKMSREISSLSDTIRAVEEEMGAEDVSFLQNYRTTITRTQCRLEHPKRLSGALIHVEKHLENLKFSVWEKMQEIIHYSESLFLSTAPVTLNPITAHPQLVLSEDLTSVTFSDERQKLPDNPERFDYNTAVLGSEGFNSGTHCWDVDVGENTFWRLGVMTESAERKGALYRKSGIWCMGYYASKYRAGSTPNPETLLNVNRKLQKIRVTLDWDGGKLSFSDAVNNTHLHTLTHTFTERVFPYFNTVCKLSSLRILPVKVRVSVEHQS, encoded by the exons ATGGCTTCAAACTCTTTCTCAGAAGAGGacctctcctgtcctgtgtgctaTGAAATCTTCAAGGATCCTCTCCTCCTGTCCTGTAGTCACAGCGTCTGTAAAGTTTGTCTGAGGCAGTTCTGGGAGAGTAAAGGATCTCGAGAATGTCCAGTCTGTAGGAGAAGGAGCTCAAAACCTGAACCTCCTGTTAATCTTGCTTTAAAGAACCTGTGTGAGTCCTTCTCAGTAGAAAAGATCCAGAGATCTTCAGCAGGGTCTGAAGTTTTCTGCAGTCAACACGGTGAGAAACTCAAACTCTTCTGTCTGGAGGAtcagcagcttgtgtgtttggtgtgtcgggattcagccaaacacagaaaccacagattCCAGCCTGTAGATGAAGCAGCAGTGGAATTTAAG gagaatctgaagatgaaaCTGAAGCCCCTACAGGAGACGCTGAAGATCTTTAAAGACGTTAAACTTACCTGGAATCAAACAGCAGAGaagattcaa atccagatccaacacacagagaggaggattaaggaggagtttgagaagcttcaccagtttctacgagatgaagaagcagccaggatagcagcactgagggaggaagaggagcagaagagtcagatgttgaaggagaagatggagaagatgagtagagagatttcatctctttcagacacaattAGAGCCGTAGAAGAGGAGATGGGAGCTGAAGACGTCTCATTCCTTCAG AACTACAGAACCACCATTACAAG aacccagtgcagactggagcatccaaagaggctttcaggagccctgatccatgtggagaaacacctggagaacctgaagttttcagtctgggagaagatgcaggagattattcaCTATAGCgagtctc tttttctctctacagctcctgtgactctgaatcccatcactgctcacccacaactcgtcctgtctgaagatctgaccagTGTGACATTCAGTGATGAGAGACAGAAGCTTCCTGACAATCCAGAGAGATTTGATTACAACACGGCTGTTCTGGGATCTGAGGGCTTCAACTCAGGGACTCACTGCTGGGATGTTGATGTCggggaaaatacattttggagaCTGGGTGTCATGACAGAATCTGCAGAGAGGAAGGGAGCACTTTACAGGAAAAGTGGAATCTGGTGTATGGGTTATTATGCCAGTAAATATAGAGCAGGTTCTACACCGAATCCAGAGACTCTCCTCAATGttaacaggaagctgcagaagatcagagtgaCGCTGGACTGGGACGGAGGAAAGTTGTCGTTCTCTGAtgctgttaataacacacatctacacactctcacacacactttcactgagagAGTCTTTCCTTATTTTAATACTGTCTGTAAACTCTCTTCTCTGAGGATCTTACCAGTGAAGGTTCGTGTATCAGTAGAACATCAGAGCTGA